The region tcatagcttttcttccaaagagtaagtgtcttttaattttcttagaaaaatgagGCTCACCAGAATCAGGGCATCGGGTGAAGTCCTCATGTGAGCTTGATGCTGGATGTCCAGCAGGAATATCCTCAGGCAAATGGGCTTCTGTAGCTGTGTGCAGAGGGGAGAGCAGCAACTTCTCCACCCTGTGGTCATGACCAGTGAAGCATGGATAAGCATCTGAGCCAGCTTCCCCTGGGCATTCTACTTCAGGTTAGGAACACAGCGGTGTCAGCAGGCATCCTGGCTCTGACAGACCTTGGTATGTCTGGCTCTTGAGTTCACAAGGCTTCAGTCTgacttggtctttttttttttttttaactctattcTCTCTTTTTGGAAATCTTATTTTGAGAATGTTGGTACTACTAGACTGATGCTCTAATATTCTTAGcttttctctcatattttctacttctttaccTCTTTGTTCTACTTGCTGGGAGATTTCTTCAGTTTTATCTTCCACACATTctattgacatttttattttttaaagtttgattgaagtatagttgatttagaatgttcTGttaaatttctactgtacagcagagtgactcggttatatattctttttcatatccttttccattatgatttttcACAGGATATtgcatctagttccctgtgctatatattggacttcccagatggttcagtggttaaaaaaaaaaaaaaaaaaaaaaaaaaaacaaccacctgccaatgcaggagacgcaggagatgtgggctcaatcaagggtcagaaagatcctctggagaaggaaataggagccagttccagtattcttgccgggataattccatggacagaggagcttggcagcctatagtccatagggttgcaaagagttggacaggactgagcacacgtgcatgctatacattaggaccttgttgtttatcagtcctatatataatagtttgcatctgctaatcccagactctcaATCCTTCCTTCCCCGAcctccttccccttggcaaccacaagtccattctctatatctgtgggtTATTGACATTTGTCTTTTCCCACCATATTTTAAATCCTAGAACTCCTTTTGTTCACTCAATGTTACTCTTAAAATTAAATCTTGTTCTGTAAGATTTTGATCCTTTGGTACTTGTGGAGATTTGCTTTGTGGGCTAAGATAGGCTCAACTTTTGTAAAGAATGTGATTCTCTAATTGTTGGGAGCAGAATTCTTCCAATAGATAAGAAATGTCCAATTATGTTACTCATAATTTTACATCCTTACTATTCCTTTTATCCACGTGGTCTCTTAGTTTTTGAGTTCTAGTGAGAATTAATTCTTTGTAGTTGTGGATTTGTCCATTCCTTCTTGTAATTAATTgagttctgctttgtaaatattgAGAATACTTGGTTATATGCCCTCAGATTTAGGATACTTTATCTTACTggtgaaaatattctttattattaaaaaaagatcctctttattattacttttggCCTCAAAATCTATTTCGTCTAATAgtacttcttattttctttagattatatattgttgttgttcattgctaagttgtgcctgactctttgagaccccatgaactgcaacacacagggcttccctgtccttcactatctcctggagtctgctcaaactcatgtccattgtgtcaatgatgccatccaaccatctcatcctctgttgcctgcttctcctccttcactcaatctttcccagcatcaggatcttttccagtgagtcggttccttgtatcaggtggccaaagtattggagcttcagctttagcatcagtcttaccaatgaatattcaggactgttttcctttaggttgactggttggatctccttgtagttcaaaggagtctcaagagtcttctcaagcatcacagttcaaaagcatcgattctttagtactcagccttctttatggtccaactctcacatctgcacatggctactggaaaaaccatagctgtgtcTAGgcagatctttgtcggcaaagttatgtctctgctctttaatatgctgtctggatttgtcatagctttgcttccaaggagcaaacatcttttaatttcatggctgcagtcactgtctgcagtgattttggagtccaagaaaataaaatctgtcactgtttcaactttttttcccatctatgaaaaccacaatcacagaaagattatttttatatatatgaatatatatatttatattccttttaCTTTCACTCTTCAATGTCTTTAAAGCTTTaaactttaaatatgtttatgtGTAGCATATGTGTGCTTTCTGTTTATTTCAACTGAGAATCTGTCCATTTAATTAGTGAGTTTaattactgatttattttattttgtggtaTGTTTAGGCTTATTTCTACCATCTTAGTTTGTATTTTCTACTTATCATGATTTTTCTTTGATAGTAGTATCTTATGCTATTACTGCCTCTTTCTTGAAGCTTCTTCCTCTTGCCTCATGGCACTCTACTTTCATGGTTctttactctcttcttttacctatTATCTTgctcctctgtgtctctttcatcttcacCCCTAAACCTGGACATCACCATAGGCTTAGACCTTGACACttgtctttcttttcaaaatgtgaTCATCTTCTCACATGGCTTCAGTAGTTTTCTAGATGTCTCTTGGATTTGTCACTAGCTGCTGCGTCCTGGGTTTAAGAATAAAATGGGCACAGTGGGGTAAATTGTGtactttcatttaaatatttggatttattttatatttgatcaAGAAAAGACTCATTTAAAGAAAGGTGGCTCTCATGATTAATTTGCACATTAAATTCATACTTTTATGAttaccatcccaaagaaaatgcTCTTAAAAGAAAGAAGTAGCCTTTTACCTTGTTGCAGCCGAGAAAGCAACATGGGTCACCAGCAGCTCTACTGGAACCATCCGAGAAAATTCTGCCAGACTTCTCGCTCTTGCCAGGTCTGCTCAAACTGGCACGGTCTGATCCAGAAATATGGCCTCAATATGTGCCGCCAGTGTTTCTGCCAGTATGCGAAGGACATCGGCTTCATTGAGTTGGACTAACTGAACTTCCTTAGATGGCTCATCCAGCACATCAACCTTAGGCAGAAATAATACTAGctctttgtatataaaataaaagttttcaaaacttcaaaaaaaagaaaagaaagaagtaaaagaaagagcCAAAGGAATATGGCTTGCTGGTGGCccatcactggttcctctgtgCATATGTAGAACAGGATCCCTGGCTTCTTTGGTCTCTGTCTCTAGGCCATGATCCAGGAAGTCAAATGACATGGTGTAAATTTCACAGCCCAGCACATTGCTTCTGTACCCTGTTCCTTTATAATGTGAAGATATAATGCCTGCAGAGCTTATAATGCTTTTATGG is a window of Muntiacus reevesi chromosome 1, mMunRee1.1, whole genome shotgun sequence DNA encoding:
- the LOC136163747 gene encoding small ribosomal subunit protein uS14-like, with amino-acid sequence MGHQQLYWNHPRKFCQTSRSCQVCSNWHGLIQKYGLNMCRQCFCQYAKDIGFIELD